From the genome of Geobacter sp. SVR, one region includes:
- a CDS encoding sigma-54 dependent transcriptional regulator — protein sequence MPTIYVCDDETDILRYLDKLLSVAGYRVETFSRGTDLLARLGAADRRECDTILLDVRMPDMDGLQVLEQVHKRFHDLPVVIMTAHGTIDDAVQAIKLGAYDYIMKPFPREKLLGVLKRLLDHRRLACENRQLREELQRGTGRSDSIVFQSTAFREVYDLTLQVAESDVNTLIMGESGTGKELIANALHRNSPRRGKPFVSLNCAALSDTLLESQLFGHVRGAFTGAVINQKGLVEEADGGTLFLDEIGDVSPAVQAKLLRVIQEKDFIAVGSTRPRKADVRFVAATNKDLMTEVQAGRFREDLYYRLNVISINLPPLRERREDIEPLARHFLDIATRRMKKDVRGIDDDALGALLRYDWPGNVRELENVMERAVILARNGTISASLLPLERERREHAPPPAPDALVALEEVERRHIETVLRQTGFHKSRSAEILGISRKTLDRKIVEYGMGDERGA from the coding sequence GTGCCCACGATCTATGTCTGTGACGATGAAACCGATATCCTGCGCTACCTGGACAAGCTGCTGAGCGTGGCCGGCTACCGGGTGGAAACCTTCAGCCGAGGGACCGATCTGCTGGCCCGGCTCGGTGCGGCGGACCGGCGGGAATGTGACACAATCCTGCTGGATGTGCGCATGCCCGACATGGACGGCCTGCAGGTGCTCGAACAGGTACACAAGCGCTTTCACGACCTGCCGGTAGTGATCATGACCGCCCACGGCACCATCGACGACGCGGTTCAGGCCATCAAGCTGGGGGCCTACGACTACATCATGAAGCCCTTTCCCCGCGAGAAACTGCTGGGTGTACTGAAACGTCTGCTGGACCACCGCCGGCTCGCATGCGAGAATCGTCAGTTGCGCGAGGAACTGCAGCGCGGCACCGGGCGGTCTGATTCGATCGTTTTCCAAAGCACCGCTTTCCGGGAGGTCTACGACCTGACCCTGCAGGTGGCGGAGAGCGACGTCAACACCCTGATCATGGGGGAATCGGGCACCGGCAAGGAGCTGATCGCCAATGCCCTGCACCGCAACAGCCCGCGCCGGGGCAAGCCGTTCGTATCGCTCAACTGCGCCGCCCTGTCGGACACCCTGCTGGAAAGTCAGCTGTTCGGACATGTGCGGGGCGCCTTCACCGGTGCGGTCATCAACCAGAAGGGGCTGGTGGAGGAGGCCGACGGAGGCACGCTCTTTCTGGACGAGATCGGTGACGTCAGCCCGGCGGTGCAGGCCAAACTGCTGCGGGTGATCCAGGAAAAGGATTTCATTGCCGTAGGCTCCACCCGTCCCCGCAAGGCGGATGTCCGCTTCGTGGCTGCCACCAACAAGGACCTGATGACCGAGGTCCAGGCCGGGCGCTTCCGGGAGGATCTCTACTACCGTCTGAACGTCATTTCCATCAACCTGCCCCCGCTGCGGGAACGGCGCGAGGACATCGAACCGCTGGCACGGCATTTTCTGGATATCGCCACCCGCAGGATGAAAAAGGATGTGCGCGGCATCGACGATGACGCCCTGGGCGCACTACTGCGCTACGACTGGCCCGGTAATGTCCGCGAGCTGGAAAACGTCATGGAGCGGGCAGTCATACTGGCCAGGAACGGCACCATCTCCGCTTCGCTGCTCCCCCTGGAAAGGGAGCGTCGGGAGCACGCCCCGCCTCCGGCACCCGATGCGCTGGTGGCCCTGGAGGAGGTGGAGCGCCGGCATATCGAGACGGTGCTCCGCCAGACCGGTTTCCACAAAAGCCGCAGTGCGGAGATCCTGGGAATTTCGCGCAAGACCCTGGACCGCAAGATCGTTGAATACGGGA